Proteins encoded by one window of Bacillus sp. SM2101:
- a CDS encoding PhoH family protein, producing the protein MDKIYVLDTNVLLQDPHSIFTFGNNEVVIPAVVLEEVDSKKRYMDEVGRNARQVSKLVDSFRLSGKLHEKISLENGGVLRIELNHRSFQQLQDIFVEKTNDNRILAVAKNLSIEEQNKENGRSVILVSKDALVRVKADVLGLNAEDFLSDRVVDIGHIYSGFTDLFASTEDFQQFYNKGDLTLAENSSNQLYPNQFIIMKDSSGGSASAVGMINEKEQKISKLVFLQEHVWGIKPRNVQQMMALELLLREDISLVTLIGKAGTGKTLLTLAAGLLQTEDLCIYKKLLVARPIVPVGKDIGFLPGEKQEKLRPWMQPIFDNLEYLFNTKKPGELDAILAGLGSIEVEALTYIRGRSIPEQFIIIDEAQNLTKHEIKTILTRVGEGSKIVLMGDPEQIDHPYLDEYNNGLTYVVEKFKNERIAGHVKLIKGERSKIAQLAADIL; encoded by the coding sequence TTGGATAAGATCTACGTGTTAGATACAAATGTTTTACTTCAAGACCCACATTCAATTTTTACATTTGGAAATAATGAAGTTGTCATCCCAGCTGTTGTTTTAGAAGAAGTTGATTCAAAAAAACGCTATATGGATGAAGTTGGGAGAAATGCAAGACAAGTATCTAAGTTAGTGGATAGCTTTCGGTTAAGTGGAAAACTTCATGAAAAGATTTCATTAGAGAATGGTGGTGTTCTTAGAATTGAATTGAATCACCGTTCTTTTCAGCAACTACAAGATATTTTCGTAGAAAAAACAAATGATAATCGTATATTGGCAGTTGCCAAAAATTTATCAATCGAGGAACAAAACAAAGAAAATGGCAGGTCAGTCATCCTAGTTAGCAAAGATGCTTTAGTTAGAGTAAAAGCGGATGTGTTGGGATTAAATGCGGAAGACTTTTTAAGTGATAGAGTAGTTGATATTGGTCATATTTACTCAGGTTTTACTGATTTATTTGCAAGTACCGAGGATTTTCAACAGTTTTATAATAAAGGCGATCTAACATTAGCTGAAAATAGTAGTAACCAATTATATCCAAACCAATTTATTATTATGAAGGACTCATCTGGTGGTTCAGCATCTGCAGTTGGGATGATCAATGAGAAAGAGCAAAAAATTAGTAAATTGGTCTTTTTACAAGAACATGTCTGGGGGATAAAGCCTCGTAACGTCCAGCAGATGATGGCTTTAGAATTATTGCTAAGAGAAGATATATCACTCGTTACATTAATTGGTAAAGCGGGGACAGGTAAGACGTTACTTACGTTAGCAGCGGGACTTTTACAAACAGAGGATTTATGTATATATAAAAAATTATTAGTTGCAAGGCCCATTGTACCTGTTGGTAAAGATATTGGTTTTCTACCTGGGGAAAAGCAAGAAAAACTGCGACCGTGGATGCAACCCATCTTTGATAATTTAGAATACTTATTTAATACAAAGAAACCAGGTGAATTAGATGCGATCCTTGCTGGGCTAGGATCAATTGAAGTGGAAGCACTAACTTATATACGTGGAAGAAGTATACCAGAACAGTTCATCATTATTGATGAAGCTCAAAATTTAACGAAGCATGAAATTAAAACAATTTTAACAAGAGTTGGGGAAGGAAGTAAGATAGTGCTCATGGGTGATCCTGAGCAAATAGATCATCCTTATTTGGATGAATACAATAATGGCTTAACTTATGTCGTAGAAAAGTTTAAAAATGAAAGAATTGCAGGGCATGTGAAACTCATAAAAGGAGAACGTTCCAAAATAGCGCAATTAGCAGCTGATATATTATGA
- a CDS encoding FtsW/RodA/SpoVE family cell cycle protein has translation MIKKMFKSYDYSIVVAVLLLSVFGLLMIYSSSTVISVTRYDEYTGGQSDFFFQQQKKWLIIGFIAFLSTMIFPYKAYASKKILQGIVLGIIALLIFVFFLGHTAGNAQSWLKLGIIRLQPSEFAKMAVIIYLAAAYSKKQSYINQFDRAVLPPIIFVGFICILVVLQPDIGTATIIAMIATTIIMSSGMGIKNLIKLGMLALAGLILITPIFVIFSNQIFTEKRLGRLYGYLDPFANEDIVGGGYQLVNSYIAIGLGGLNGLGLGESIQKFGYLPESHTDFIMAIIAEELGLFGVTFVLFLLLFIILKGFLIARKSNDPFGSLLAIGISSMIGIQTFINLGGVTGLIPITGVPLPFISYGGSSFLLLMISMGILVNISMFVNRQLDKPQEMNEQPIKHQQTFRKPISY, from the coding sequence ATGATAAAAAAAATGTTCAAATCATATGATTATTCAATTGTAGTTGCTGTATTGCTATTGAGTGTCTTTGGATTATTGATGATATATAGTTCCAGTACTGTTATATCGGTAACAAGGTATGATGAATATACAGGTGGGCAAAGTGACTTTTTTTTTCAGCAACAAAAAAAATGGCTAATAATTGGTTTTATAGCATTTCTATCGACCATGATCTTTCCGTATAAAGCGTATGCATCAAAAAAGATTCTTCAAGGCATTGTGTTAGGTATTATTGCCTTGTTAATATTTGTATTCTTTTTAGGTCACACAGCTGGTAATGCCCAAAGTTGGTTAAAGTTAGGTATTATTCGATTACAACCATCAGAGTTTGCTAAGATGGCTGTCATTATATATCTAGCTGCTGCATATTCAAAAAAGCAATCATACATAAATCAATTTGATAGGGCAGTTTTGCCACCAATAATTTTTGTGGGATTTATTTGTATTTTGGTTGTTCTACAGCCTGATATTGGGACAGCTACTATCATTGCAATGATTGCGACCACAATAATTATGTCATCTGGTATGGGGATAAAAAATTTAATTAAACTAGGTATGTTAGCTCTTGCTGGCTTAATTTTAATTACACCTATATTCGTTATTTTCTCGAATCAGATTTTTACAGAAAAAAGGCTGGGGCGACTTTATGGTTATTTAGATCCGTTTGCAAATGAGGATATAGTTGGTGGTGGTTACCAGCTAGTTAATTCGTACATAGCTATAGGGTTAGGAGGTTTAAACGGTTTAGGACTTGGAGAAAGTATTCAGAAGTTTGGTTATTTACCGGAATCTCATACAGACTTTATTATGGCTATTATCGCAGAAGAGTTAGGATTGTTTGGAGTTACCTTTGTGTTATTTTTATTATTGTTTATTATCCTAAAGGGATTTCTTATTGCTCGAAAAAGCAACGATCCATTTGGCAGTTTACTTGCTATTGGCATTTCGTCAATGATAGGTATTCAAACCTTCATTAACTTAGGCGGGGTAACCGGCTTAATTCCGATTACAGGTGTTCCACTACCTTTTATTAGTTACGGTGGGTCATCATTTTTATTATTAATGATTTCAATGGGAATTCTAGTTAATATATCGATGTTTGTTAATCGTCAATTGGATAAACCACAAGAAATGAATGAGCAACCAATTAAGCACCAACAAACTTTCCGAAAACCAATTTCATATTAA
- a CDS encoding peptidyl-prolyl cis-trans isomerase, which produces MTSIVMIEGNVAYNITLDPAVWIFDDRRINLKSFFSSNKEEDKSEGNVTNVSKQWEREISEGAISPPTLQTEKKFEKEKVLTGSFGILLKHFLENAQPLQNATALDIVTHTETITISLSQAADAILAFSNNGEPLKDNGPIHIYFADGSNKESPITHIRKFIVK; this is translated from the coding sequence GTGACATCAATTGTAATGATAGAAGGCAATGTAGCATATAACATCACACTTGATCCCGCAGTATGGATATTTGATGACAGACGAATTAATTTAAAATCGTTCTTTTCTTCAAATAAAGAGGAAGATAAGTCTGAAGGTAATGTAACAAATGTTTCAAAGCAATGGGAACGTGAAATCAGCGAAGGGGCGATTTCACCACCTACATTACAAACGGAAAAAAAATTTGAGAAGGAAAAAGTTTTAACTGGTTCATTCGGTATTTTACTTAAACATTTTTTAGAAAATGCACAGCCGCTACAAAATGCTACAGCATTAGATATAGTTACTCACACAGAAACCATTACAATCTCACTCTCACAAGCTGCAGATGCTATTTTAGCTTTTTCCAACAACGGAGAGCCTTTAAAAGATAATGGGCCAATACATATATATTTTGCTGATGGGTCTAACAAGGAAAGCCCGATCACACATATAAGAAAGTTCATTGTTAAATAA
- a CDS encoding YlaI family protein, whose translation MKVKCVLCDQINTIDDDSMQAKRLRNRPIHTYMCDPCYVRIEEKTNMRLATGNFHLYRDKKTEDEW comes from the coding sequence ATGAAAGTGAAATGTGTACTTTGTGACCAGATAAATACAATTGATGATGATTCGATGCAGGCAAAGCGCCTGAGAAACAGACCCATTCATACATATATGTGTGACCCATGTTATGTACGCATAGAAGAAAAAACAAATATGAGGCTTGCTACTGGAAATTTTCACCTATACCGTGACAAAAAAACAGAGGACGAGTGGTAG
- a CDS encoding inositol monophosphatase family protein, which produces MSNNWDEIDQTAKKWIKEAGIVIRNSFTKQVGIHTKSNPNDLVTDIDREIEQFFIKKINSKYATHYVLGEEGFGNEVKTLNGTVWIIDPIDGTINFVHQQRNFCISIGIYENGVGMIGLIYDVVSDELFHARKGHGAYINNILLSPLKDTPIHEAIIGINATWVTENWRIDHAILSPIVKDARGTRSYGSAALEMAYVAAGRLDGYITMRLSPWDFAAGVVILSEVGGVVTTVKGEEISFLEENSIFASSINLHNRILQKYKLNEG; this is translated from the coding sequence ATGAGTAACAATTGGGACGAGATAGATCAAACCGCGAAGAAGTGGATCAAAGAAGCTGGTATTGTTATACGCAATTCGTTTACGAAACAAGTAGGTATACATACAAAATCAAATCCTAATGATTTAGTGACTGATATTGATCGAGAAATAGAGCAATTTTTTATTAAAAAAATTAACAGTAAATACGCTACTCATTATGTGTTAGGTGAAGAAGGATTTGGTAATGAAGTTAAAACATTGAATGGTACTGTTTGGATTATTGATCCTATTGACGGGACGATTAATTTCGTGCATCAGCAAAGAAATTTTTGCATCTCAATAGGCATTTATGAAAATGGCGTAGGTATGATCGGTCTTATTTATGATGTTGTTAGTGATGAGCTTTTTCATGCAAGAAAAGGTCATGGTGCATATATAAATAACATCTTGTTATCACCGTTGAAAGACACGCCAATCCATGAAGCAATCATTGGAATCAATGCTACTTGGGTAACAGAAAATTGGCGCATTGATCATGCTATTCTATCTCCGATCGTAAAAGACGCAAGAGGGACGCGTTCTTATGGCTCTGCTGCGCTAGAAATGGCGTATGTTGCTGCTGGAAGGTTAGATGGATACATTACAATGAGGTTGTCACCTTGGGACTTCGCTGCAGGTGTTGTAATATTAAGTGAGGTAGGTGGAGTTGTAACAACAGTAAAAGGAGAAGAAATTTCATTTCTAGAAGAGAATAGTATATTTGCAAGTAGTATCAACTTACATAACAGAATTTTGCAAAAGTATAAACTGAATGAGGGTTAA
- the typA gene encoding translational GTPase TypA, which yields MTIRQDIRNIAIIAHVDHGKTTLVDKLLQQAGTFRVNEQVEDRAMDSNDLERERGITILAKNTAINYNDCRINILDTPGHADFGGEVERIMKMVDGVLLVVDAYEGCMPQTRFVLKKALEQNLTPIVVVNKIDRDFARPEEVVDEVIDLFIELGANEEQLDFPVVYASAINGTASTNPEKQDEDMKALFEGILKYIPAPIDNSDEPLQFQVALLDYNDYVGRIGIGRVFRGTMQVGQQVSLMKLDGSVKQFRVTKMFGFSGLKRIEINEAKAGDLVAVSGMEDINVGETVCPFDHEEALPVLRIDEPTLQMTFLVNNSPFAGREGKFVTARKIEERLLAELQTDVSLRVENTESPDAWIISGRGELHLSILIENMRREGYEIQVSKPEVIVREIDGVRCEPVERVQIDVPDEHTGSIIESIGARKGEMLDMINNGNGQVRLVFMVPARGLIGYTTEFLSLTRGFGILNHSFDSYQPMQQGQVGGRRQGVLVSMEKGKASSYGIMGVEDRGTIFVEPGTEVYEGMIVGEHNRENDLVVNICKQKQMTNVRSATKDQTTTMKKPRIMSLEQSLEYLNDDEYCEITPESIRLRKKLLNKNEREKIAKKKKYAEMNS from the coding sequence TTGACTATTCGTCAAGATATACGAAATATAGCGATTATTGCCCATGTTGATCATGGAAAAACGACGCTCGTTGATAAATTATTACAACAAGCAGGTACTTTCCGAGTAAATGAACAAGTTGAAGACCGTGCCATGGATTCAAATGATTTGGAGCGCGAGCGTGGTATAACTATTTTAGCTAAAAATACTGCGATTAATTATAATGATTGTCGAATAAATATATTAGATACACCAGGTCACGCTGATTTTGGTGGAGAAGTTGAACGTATTATGAAAATGGTTGACGGTGTGTTACTCGTTGTAGATGCTTACGAAGGGTGTATGCCACAGACTCGATTCGTTTTGAAAAAAGCACTTGAGCAGAATTTAACACCAATTGTTGTTGTTAATAAAATAGATAGAGATTTCGCACGACCAGAAGAGGTTGTTGACGAAGTGATTGATTTATTCATTGAGCTTGGAGCAAATGAAGAACAGCTTGATTTTCCAGTGGTATATGCTTCAGCGATTAATGGTACTGCAAGTACAAACCCTGAAAAACAAGATGAAGATATGAAGGCATTATTCGAAGGAATTCTTAAATACATTCCTGCCCCAATTGATAATAGTGATGAGCCACTTCAATTTCAAGTGGCATTATTAGACTATAATGACTATGTAGGACGTATAGGTATCGGTAGAGTATTTAGAGGTACTATGCAAGTTGGTCAACAAGTATCTCTTATGAAACTTGATGGATCTGTGAAGCAGTTTCGTGTGACAAAGATGTTCGGTTTTTCGGGGTTGAAGCGCATTGAGATTAATGAAGCAAAAGCTGGAGACCTTGTTGCAGTGTCTGGAATGGAGGACATCAATGTAGGTGAAACAGTTTGTCCGTTTGATCATGAAGAGGCGTTACCGGTGTTACGAATTGATGAGCCGACATTACAGATGACATTTCTTGTGAACAATAGCCCTTTTGCAGGAAGAGAAGGTAAGTTTGTAACAGCTAGGAAAATAGAAGAACGATTGCTTGCTGAGTTGCAAACAGATGTAAGTCTCCGTGTAGAAAATACTGAATCACCAGATGCATGGATTATTTCTGGTAGAGGTGAGCTACACTTATCAATTTTAATTGAAAATATGCGTCGAGAAGGATATGAAATACAAGTGTCGAAACCAGAAGTTATCGTAAGGGAAATCGACGGTGTAAGATGTGAACCAGTAGAGCGTGTACAAATTGATGTCCCAGATGAACATACCGGATCGATTATCGAGTCAATTGGCGCTCGTAAAGGTGAAATGCTCGATATGATTAATAATGGGAATGGTCAAGTAAGGTTAGTTTTCATGGTACCAGCTAGAGGTTTAATAGGTTATACTACTGAGTTTCTTTCTCTTACTAGAGGATTTGGGATTCTTAACCATTCATTTGATAGCTATCAACCAATGCAGCAAGGACAAGTCGGTGGAAGACGCCAAGGTGTTCTCGTTTCAATGGAAAAAGGCAAAGCATCATCATACGGTATAATGGGGGTAGAAGATCGCGGCACAATCTTCGTAGAGCCAGGTACAGAAGTATATGAAGGTATGATTGTTGGTGAGCATAACCGTGAGAATGACCTTGTTGTGAATATATGTAAACAAAAACAGATGACTAACGTACGTTCAGCAACAAAGGATCAAACAACAACGATGAAAAAACCACGTATCATGTCACTTGAACAATCTTTAGAGTATTTAAATGATGATGAGTATTGTGAAATCACACCTGAATCTATTCGTTTGCGTAAGAAGCTTTTAAATAAAAATGAGCGAGAGAAAATAGCGAAGAAAAAGAAATATGCTGAAATGAACAGCTAA
- a CDS encoding YlaH-like family protein, whose amino-acid sequence MDVSSRLSFFASLYQVDDNPELGMWLLYITIFALSIVVYKLGFAKKLPLLKNIVIYAFLALGCTVLTFFGAFLPMAEGLFFAAVILIIYKIRLNQAKKHKANTNS is encoded by the coding sequence ATTGATGTTTCTTCAAGGCTGTCATTTTTTGCCTCATTATATCAAGTAGACGACAATCCAGAATTGGGCATGTGGCTATTATACATAACGATTTTTGCATTAAGTATTGTTGTATATAAGCTGGGCTTTGCTAAAAAACTTCCTTTGTTAAAAAATATTGTGATTTATGCTTTTTTAGCATTAGGTTGTACAGTGTTAACTTTTTTCGGGGCATTTTTACCAATGGCAGAAGGATTGTTTTTTGCAGCGGTTATTTTAATTATATATAAAATTAGATTAAATCAAGCAAAAAAGCACAAAGCAAATACTAATTCCTAG
- a CDS encoding YhcN/YlaJ family sporulation lipoprotein — MTRKLLITIVIALFTLIGCTMNQQTNDHKNSPEMINVKNTTNETKEIKNGQEAAKHLVDLASSIPNVNDATAIVLGDFAVVGIDVNSQLDRSKVSTIKYSVAESLKKDPYGANAIVIADPDTNVRLKQMATDIRNGHPIKGIMDELSAIVNRVMPEVPNDLIETNRKIDPTKKPNRELNDKDKQELEKEQIEESEEQQG; from the coding sequence ATGACAAGAAAATTACTCATAACTATTGTTATCGCATTATTCACATTAATAGGCTGTACCATGAATCAACAAACAAATGATCATAAGAATTCACCTGAAATGATAAATGTTAAAAATACAACAAACGAAACGAAAGAAATAAAAAACGGGCAGGAAGCGGCTAAACATTTAGTGGATTTAGCTAGTAGCATACCTAATGTTAATGATGCAACAGCTATTGTATTAGGTGACTTTGCTGTCGTAGGAATCGATGTCAATTCACAATTGGATAGGTCCAAGGTTAGTACGATTAAGTATTCAGTCGCTGAAAGCTTAAAAAAAGACCCTTACGGTGCAAATGCCATTGTGATAGCGGATCCAGATACGAATGTTAGGTTAAAACAAATGGCAACAGATATAAGGAATGGTCACCCTATTAAAGGAATTATGGATGAACTATCTGCAATCGTTAATAGAGTCATGCCTGAAGTTCCCAACGACCTTATCGAAACAAATAGAAAAATAGATCCAACAAAAAAACCAAACAGAGAACTTAACGACAAAGACAAACAGGAGCTAGAAAAGGAACAAATAGAGGAGTCTGAAGAACAACAAGGCTAA
- a CDS encoding YlaN family protein — protein sequence MTAEIATNEREKAYSLLKADAAKILKLIKVQMDNLTMPQCPLYEEVLDTQMFGLSREIDFAVRLRLIEEQQGKELLDELEKELSSLHEASTKK from the coding sequence TTGACGGCTGAAATTGCAACAAATGAACGTGAAAAAGCATACAGTCTCTTAAAAGCTGATGCTGCAAAAATACTGAAGTTAATAAAAGTTCAAATGGATAACTTAACGATGCCGCAGTGTCCATTATATGAAGAAGTACTAGATACGCAAATGTTTGGCTTATCTAGAGAAATAGATTTTGCAGTAAGGTTAAGGCTTATAGAAGAACAACAGGGTAAAGAGTTACTGGATGAATTAGAGAAGGAGCTTTCTTCCCTACATGAAGCATCGACGAAAAAATAA
- the glsA gene encoding glutaminase A, with amino-acid sequence MACKSASELERTVNAARECIQYGNVAAYIPALAKANKEDLAIALYYPDGTCNSAGDVNKRFTLQSISKVISLALALMEHGEKYVFSKVGMEPTGDPFHSIAKLETTVPSKPLNPMINAGALAVTNMISGNTASEQINNFISFVRKLTGGDHISYSSEVADSEFHTAYLNRSLGYYMKEHGIINGDIERLLDVYTKQCAININCIELAKIALVFAFDGTNPCTGERIIPAQIARICKTFMVTCGMYNASGEFAIKIGLPAKSGVSGGILAVLPNKFGIGIYGPSLDDKGNSIAGLKMLEILSTTFKFSIF; translated from the coding sequence ATGGCTTGTAAATCCGCTAGTGAATTAGAGCGAACTGTTAATGCAGCTAGAGAATGTATACAGTATGGTAATGTGGCAGCATACATACCCGCATTAGCTAAAGCTAATAAAGAAGATTTAGCTATAGCTCTATATTATCCTGATGGTACGTGCAATTCTGCTGGAGATGTGAATAAAAGGTTTACTTTGCAAAGTATATCAAAGGTAATTAGTTTAGCATTAGCACTAATGGAGCATGGAGAAAAATATGTTTTTTCTAAAGTGGGGATGGAGCCAACTGGTGACCCCTTTCATTCAATTGCTAAGCTAGAAACAACAGTTCCTTCCAAACCTTTAAACCCAATGATAAATGCAGGTGCTTTAGCCGTAACAAACATGATAAGCGGTAACACAGCAAGTGAACAAATTAATAATTTTATATCATTTGTCCGTAAACTTACAGGTGGTGATCATATCTCCTATTCGTCTGAGGTTGCGGATTCAGAGTTTCATACAGCATATCTAAATCGATCTTTAGGTTACTATATGAAAGAACATGGGATTATAAATGGAGATATTGAACGGTTATTGGATGTATACACGAAACAATGTGCAATAAATATTAATTGTATTGAATTAGCGAAAATAGCATTAGTTTTTGCGTTTGATGGTACCAATCCATGCACAGGAGAGAGAATCATTCCTGCACAAATAGCGAGAATATGTAAAACTTTTATGGTTACATGTGGAATGTATAATGCATCTGGAGAGTTTGCAATCAAAATAGGCTTACCTGCAAAGAGTGGCGTTTCTGGAGGAATTCTTGCAGTGTTACCTAATAAATTTGGAATTGGTATCTATGGACCATCTTTAGATGATAAAGGTAATAGCATTGCTGGACTAAAGATGCTAGAAATACTTTCCACAACATTCAAGTTCAGTATATTTTAG
- a CDS encoding YlaF family protein, which produces MKKLNLTMLLFAILATICIMSVGIFIAEQNIIGIITASISFVIAMGFGFVTKKKMREQGRL; this is translated from the coding sequence ATGAAAAAACTCAACCTCACTATGTTATTATTCGCTATTCTCGCAACTATTTGCATCATGTCTGTCGGAATATTTATTGCTGAACAAAATATTATTGGTATTATTACAGCAAGTATTAGTTTTGTTATAGCAATGGGGTTTGGATTCGTGACAAAGAAGAAAATGCGTGAGCAAGGAAGGTTATAA
- a CDS encoding pyridoxamine 5'-phosphate oxidase family protein: MANQVEPKLIEPLFLALQKERFVTIATVDHESGGPIVSAISWVFAPDEQRIYFAVDNRSRMLENMSQNSLVVMNVIANESTYAITGHASVKENKIESIPLKLARVEIQISEVRDVMFYGSKITKEPKYEKTYDEKAAAKLDKQVMDALKK, translated from the coding sequence ATGGCAAATCAAGTTGAACCAAAGCTAATTGAACCTTTGTTTTTGGCATTACAGAAGGAACGTTTCGTGACTATTGCGACAGTAGATCATGAAAGTGGAGGCCCTATTGTAAGCGCTATTTCATGGGTTTTTGCTCCAGATGAACAACGCATTTATTTTGCGGTAGATAATAGGTCAAGAATGTTGGAAAATATGAGCCAAAATTCACTCGTTGTTATGAATGTTATTGCCAATGAATCAACGTATGCTATTACAGGGCATGCTTCTGTTAAGGAAAATAAAATAGAAAGTATACCACTAAAGCTTGCACGAGTAGAAATACAAATTTCTGAAGTTCGGGATGTTATGTTCTATGGTTCAAAAATTACTAAGGAACCTAAGTATGAAAAAACCTATGATGAAAAAGCAGCTGCGAAACTAGATAAACAAGTAATGGATGCTTTGAAAAAGTAG